The genomic window AACAATGTGTTTTACGTTATTTCAATCATACAATTTCCTGACCGCAACACTGACACGCTTGCCGGTAAAACGCTGTAACTACTTCTCATCCAATGCGTTGCGAACGATGCAGATGCCATCCGAATTCATGAGCACGAAAGCAAGCCGGATACCGGGTACAAGCCGGCCGCACACCCTGTAGCACTCCCTGGACAACTCACGGTAAAAAGGCTCACCTTTCCTGAAAGGAATACTCTTTACGATGTTTCTCACGAGGGAAATGTCGAGTAAGCTGTGACAGATATCGTTATCATATCCGGCACTGCGGGCTAAACCTGCAATAAAATCACGGTTTACCGCTACGTTCCTGCTCGACAAATCCAGTTCACCCTGAGCCAGTTTCGTGGCTTTGGCCAGCATGACACTTACCGTAACGCTCTCGAACCCCGCACATTCCCTGATTATTTCCAGTGTCACACCTATCCGGTTACCGTAGTGAACGAACGCTTGATCCGGGAAATCCGGCAAGAGCTTTTTCAGATGTTTTTCGCTTCTTGCTCCGGCAACGATTGCCACATCACGGCATCCGCTGTATAAAGCCACCCGCAGGGATCGTCTGATGCTTTCGATATAGGCCTCCTCGGAATACGGCACAACAATCCCGCTCGTTCCGATGATGGACAAGCCGTCTACAACACCGACTTTTTCGTTCATGGTTCTTTTCGCGACCTCTTTACCGCCAGGGATCGACAAAGTGACCGCAACTCCTCCTTCCACCCGATACTTTTTCAGGAGTGATCGCACGGCCCTCATGATCATATGCCTCGGCACAGGATTGACAGCCGGCTCACCAACCGGAATACCAAGCCCTGAAAGGGTGACTCGCCCTACCCCCTCTCCCT from Prosthecochloris marina includes these protein-coding regions:
- the cbiD gene encoding cobalt-precorrin-5B (C(1))-methyltransferase CbiD codes for the protein MQENEAQRLRYGYTTGSCATAATVAALSALLNQEAQQTVTIVLPSEDSATFTVEECFVDSRGALCGVRKDAGDDPDVTDGLIIRSEVTIRKDIPRGTVLFLQGEGVGRVTLSGLGIPVGEPAVNPVPRHMIMRAVRSLLKKYRVEGGVAVTLSIPGGKEVAKRTMNEKVGVVDGLSIIGTSGIVVPYSEEAYIESIRRSLRVALYSGCRDVAIVAGARSEKHLKKLLPDFPDQAFVHYGNRIGVTLEIIRECAGFESVTVSVMLAKATKLAQGELDLSSRNVAVNRDFIAGLARSAGYDNDICHSLLDISLVRNIVKSIPFRKGEPFYRELSRECYRVCGRLVPGIRLAFVLMNSDGICIVRNALDEK